From the Lathyrus oleraceus cultivar Zhongwan6 chromosome 4, CAAS_Psat_ZW6_1.0, whole genome shotgun sequence genome, one window contains:
- the LOC127074369 gene encoding casein kinase II subunit alpha — protein sequence MAVRQFQFNFSRDRLVFLFRTSQSHSFFRNNKSPQSFISFPSSFFLRRLAASAATPPPPQDHRRRPRLPPPDDMAQKFGKSTRRPGASSKARVYADINVVRPKEYWDYETLTVQWGEQDDYEVVRKVGRGKYSEVFEGVHCTDNEKCVIKILKPVKKKKIKREIKILQNLCGGPNIVKLLDIVRDQQSKTPSLIFEYVNNTDFKVLYPLLSDYDIRYYIYELLKALDYCHSQGIMHRDVKPHNVMIDHAQRKLRLIDWGLAEFYHPGKEYNVRVASRYFKGPELLVDLQDYDYSLDLWSLGCMFAGIIFRKEPFFYGHDNYDQLVKIARVLGTDELNAYLNKYRIELDPHLAALIGRHSRKPWQRFINVENQHLTVPEAVDFVDKLLRYDHQERPTAKEAMAHPYFNPIRSAESSRARAH from the exons ATGGCCGTAAGACAATTCCAATTCAACTTCTCGCGCGATAGATTGGTCTTTCTCTTTCGGACATCTCAATCTCATTCCTTCTTTCGTAATAATAAATCCCCACAATCTTTTATCTCTTTTCCCTCTTCTTTCTTCCTCCGCCGCCTAGCTGCGTCCGCAGCAACTCCGCCACCGCCTCAAGACCATCGCCGCCGTCCGCGGCTTCCTCCTCCTGACGACATGGCGCAGAAATTCGGAAAATCCACTCGCCGCCCCGGCGCTTCCTCCAAGGCTAGGGTTTACGCCGATATCAACGTCGTTCGCCCTAAGGAATATTGGGACTACGAAACCCTCACCGTTCAGTGGGG GGAGCAGGATGATTATGAGGTGGTGAGGAAGGTCGGTAGGGGGAAATACAGTGAGGTGTTTGAAGGGGTTCACTGTACTGATAATGAAAAATGTGTTATTAAGATCCTCAAACCtgtgaagaagaagaag atcaagagagaaatcaaaataTTACAGAATCTTTGCGGAGGGCCCAATATTGTTAAGTTGCTTGACATTGTTAGAGACCAGCAGTCGAAGACCCCAAGTCTCATATTTGAATATGTCAATAACACTGATTTTAAAGTACTTTATCCTTTATTGTCAGACTATGACATACGATACTATATCTATGAACTTCTAAAG GCCTTGGATTACTGCCATTCACAAGGAATCATGCATCGGGATGTAAAGCCCCACAATGTAATGATTGACCATGCTCAGCGTAAGCTTCGCCTTATTGATTGGGGGCTTGCAGAATTCTATCATCCTGGGAAAGAATATAATGTTCGTGTGGCTTCAAG ATATTTCAAAGGTCCGGAGCTTCTTGTTGATCTACAAGACTATGATTACTCTCTAGATTTGTGGAGTCTTGGTTGTATGTTTGCTGGGATT ATATTCCGGAAGGAGCCGTTCTTTTATGGACACGATAACTATGATCAACTGGTCAAGATAGCTAGG GTACTTGGGACAGATGAATTAAATGCATATTTGAATAAGTATCGTATTGAGTTGGACCCACATCTTGCAGCACTTATTGGGAG GCACAGCAGAAAGCCATGGCAAAGGTTCATTAATGTTGAAAATCAACACTTGACTGTTCCTGAG GCTGTTGACTTTGTTGACAAGTTATTACGATACGATCACCAAGAACGCCCCACTGCAAAGGAAGCCATG